Genomic window (Lampris incognitus isolate fLamInc1 chromosome 3, fLamInc1.hap2, whole genome shotgun sequence):
GGAATTCAGAGGTATCTGGTGAAGGAGGATCAATGGGATGTCGTATCCTACTCCCCATTTCCACGGTGAGGGAAATTTCAAATTAAACTTGTTTCATATTCATGTATAAAATTATGTGGTGGTTGTTGACAGTGTAGTGCTAAAGTTTGATAATTAGCAAACACTTTCACAGAACTTTTTCTTTTATACAAATGGTCAGAAGGCCAGACTTTGGTTGATAGAATGTCAACACATGAAACAACCTGAAAATGTCATACTTGTTTTCTTTGCTCATCTCCAGGTATGACCTTTTAGCTACAGAGCTCAATGGTGCCCTCTATCTGTTTGGAGGCCAAACACTGCGTCTGGATGTGGAAACAGATGAGTGGACTATTCTAAAGGAGGAGTGCCTGGACAGAAAGTTCTTCTCGGGCTGTGCCACAGTCAATGGTCAGATATACCTGGTCAGTGAGAGGAAGACCAATAAAGCATTCCCCAATATGGTATTGCTGGACCCCTACATAGACACTTGCATAGAAATAGATGATGCCATACCCTGCCCTGTGCCCCTCAGGGGGTGTGTCACCATGCAATTGTTCATATGATGTTCCCTAATGTGAGTGAATGAGGTGCCAATGAACTTCCTTTCATCATATTGTAATCCTTCACGTGTGATTTGTTCTTCAGAAGTTGTTACACCTCGTCTCCAAGAGAGCGCTCACCACGGAGGGGTCCTTTCATAGCACATATAGTCAGCATCTTTGCCTGAAAAAAAGttggatataaaacacacacattatgTGCCGTCCCATTGTGCATTTGTGGCCATGATtccaagattcaagagttttatttgtcacgtacacacaagtacaagtctcaagtgcagtgaaatgaaaaaaggtacgagctccaagatgtgcaaacaacaaagtacaacaggtacacatgcattccaatttacaatatacaatttacaatcaatAGTTAAGAactctgtaaaaagaaaacagacagcacaatatatacagtaaaaGCACTTACTGAAATACgaggtatgtatgtacataatatGAGTTATGTGTAGTCGGTTACCTTACTGTTTGTGCACGTGCGTGCTTGAGCATGAGGGGGGCAGTATGGGTCAGTGAGGGGGCCCCggtaaggtcagagttcacagtcctgatggcctgaggaaagaaactcaatctcagtctctctgtatttGCAGCATGACTGCCTCTGCGGTCATGCTGCAAAAAAGGGCAGTCCATCATCTCCATGATGGACTGCCCTTAATTTGCCTCTTGATTCCCACAACAATGTGGGAACGCGCCTCAAGAAAAAAATagactgatcagccaaaacattaaaaccactaataacattgattatctcattacaatagcacctgtcaagggctgggatatattaagcagcaagtgaacagtcaggcattaaagttgatgtgttggaagtaggaaaaatgggcaagtgtaagatctgagcgactttgacaaggaccatATTTTGATGGCTAGACATCTGGGTCAGagtatctccaaaacggcaggtcttttgGGGTGTTCCCGTtacgcagtggtcagtacctaccaaaagtggtccaaggaaggacaactgatgAACTGGAGACAGAGTCAtcggtgcccaaggctcattgatgcatgtggggagcgaaggctagcccgtctggtctgatcccacagaagagctactgtagcttaaattgctgataatgcgccctgccacactgcaaaacttGTTCAGGTTTGAGgatcatgacaaagagttcaaggtgttgccttggcctccaattcCCAAGATCTCAATCACAttcagcatctgtgggatgtgctggaaaaacaagtccgatccatggaggtcccaccttgcaacttacaggacttaaagaatctgctgctaacgtcttggtgccagatagcagaggacaccttcagaggtcttgtgaagTCCATGCCTTGAAGGTTCAGAGttttttggcagcacgagggggactgacacaatattaggcaggtggttttaatgttttggctgatcagtgtatgtcgTTTAGCAATGTGAAAGGCAACCTCTACCACCCTAACAGGCGTTGAATGAATTTTGTGAAAACATGAGTGAACTTCACTGCAGTGGGCTTTGAATGACACAATGTCCAATGCTGCATTGTTTAACAAAAATAATTTATTGAAAGTGTTGAACTGACCACAGCATAAGCAAACCAAGGAGATACGTGCATTCATTACAGATAAAGACTGGTCATATGTTATTCCAACAACAGCATCTCTCTTGTTACAAACCTTTATTCACTTTGAAATATATTTcttgaaaaataaataataattctGTAGTCATTAGTGGGAGACATTCAGTTGACCAGCCCTTTTGGTGCTGCACTCATAAACCATTTAAAACCCCAcattggtgtggtgggtgaataTGGCCCTGTTTAGAAACAAATCCCAGCTTCTACTCCTGATTTTTTTCTTGATTAAAAATGTTATAAAACATAAAATGCAGTGTGTGGACTAAAGGAGGGCTTATAGTCATGTCAGAGAGACAAAAGCAGCTCACCATTTTGAGTGAGATACTGGGGACGTGTATACGTTTGTGCATAATATAGAGTAGTAGGACAGCTTGTGAAAAAGGCCCCCGTTTCATACTGTTGTCCATCACAAAAGTATAGAAACCCCCCCTGACTGGAGCCAAGCAACAATATAGTAATTCAGTTTTCTGTTGCAGAGTATCAGCTGGATAAATAACATGACCGGGAAGTATCTCTAAGCAATCGAGGACAACAGGTATTTTATGAAACTCCTGTTCCAAGGACAGTGGTGGAATCCAGTTTATTCATATCAAAATAGGATGAACTAACATGATAAAATCTTTACATTTTGGTgagactttttttaaaaaaattttaaacCCCATCCAAGCCATACTGAACTGTTCTTTTACAGGCAAGCTTAGAATCTAAAATATCCCGCATTTAAATAGTATCCATTAGTACGAGTATCTTTTCAGCGCTCACCTATAGGCACTACCTGGCACACCAGATTCTCAAGCAGAACACTGGGGCAATTCTCACTAAGTCCCTTCCCACACATCTGTCAAGTAAAGCTATCTCTATTAGCGCTCAGAGCTAAATATTAAGTGCTTGTGGCAAAAGTTAAAATGGCGGCAAAGGCACAAAACAAATTCCAGTTGCAAAGGATAAACAAAAACCATGTGGAAATCATGCTGTGAGCCACTCTCGTCTCACAATGACATTCAAAGTAGaaaaaggaacacacacacacacacacacacacacacacacacacacacacatcatggtaAGTTCGTATTTCAATAAAAAGTATTTTTTTGCAAAGGCATATCAGTCATGGGGAGCACCTATTCTACAaggatgttttctttttttgcaggaGGGGGCGCCATCGCTATTCTAAAAGTAAGTTTCAGCCATTAGAATGACGAAACCAAAGACGGTAAAATCTAACTACTTGCCAAATGCGTCAGTAACGGGGTTTCTTATGAAGCTATTTCATATATTATGTCAAAGACTGCAACAATCTTGTTAGAATTAGCTGTAAATTGTTCATAAAAAGTCATACAGTACAGTGGTTTATCCATACATCTACTACAATCACTTTTCCTCAGTAGGGTATTATGTACAGTCATTCATAATGTGTTCTGGATGAGAAGCTGAGCTATTAAATCAATGCTCGGTTCTCAGTTTAATGTGCTCACATTAAACTATGTCACACCATATTGATTTGCTTTAATGTAAAAATGTAATTACTTGCCATGGATCAAGGAATCCATGACAAATGATCCAACATTACTAGGCTCCACTATCGCTTCCCTATATATTTACAAACAATTAACTATCATCCAATGAAAAAAATAACAGCTCATAAATATATCatctaaaaagtaaaaaaaaaaaagaagcagaaatTCATGTTGAAGTAACGTATAAGAGCAGAAATGTTATGTTTCACATATTGGCCAAAATGTATTTTACCAAATGCAACAGGCATGGGCAAAAGTGAAGAAGCATAGCTAGGCTGGTGTGTATCAACTAATTTCAAACTAGGAGTACGACAAGCTACAATCAGCTGGTTTTTTTTGCTGTTCCTATTCTGAGGATTTGCAGGACCAGAACGTGCCCTGACTTGAAATAATAAATAGACCGTGTCGTGGGACACAAGCCATTTGTTACTAAAGATGTGATCCAGTGGAGGGAAGGTAAACAGCGACACACCTTTTGCCCGGTGGGGGCAGGTGAGATATGGAGGAGGACACTTTTACTATCTGGCTTTAGGCAGTCTGCTGTTCATGTTCCTCTGGTTGGTGAGGTTGTTGAGGACACAGTTGTTAGCCAGCGATGCTAATTTGGAGTTGATCGAGCCCTTTCTGTGTTCCCAGTtgcactcctcctcttcctcaccaggttcctcctcctctccatcctcaTCCCCTACCTCACTCTCCTCATCACTCCGTTCATCTCGCTCCACCTGCAGGAAAAATAGTTATTGGTAACAATGATAGGCCTGTCTCTACACGTGTCACCATCTCAAAATGCAGGGGAATAGATTTGTTGTCTTGCTTGAGGTAAAATTGTCACCTGATGAgtattataaccccccccccttttctccccagttgtatctggccaattaccccactcttccaagccatcccggttgctgctccaccccctctgctgatgcggggagatgcagactaccacatgcctcctccgatacatgtggagtcaccagccgcttcttttcacctgacagtgaggagttttgccagggggacatagcacatgggacgatcacgctattccctccagttccccctccccaccgaacaggcacccctccccaccagaggaggtgctagtgcagtgaccaggacacatacccgaatccggcttcccacccgcagacacggccaattgtgtctgtagggatgcccaaccaagctgggggtaacacggggattcgaaccggcgatccctgtgttggtaggcaacggaatagactgctgcactACTCGGATGCCCCATGAGTATAACAACTTCATAAGGGACTGCACTGGATGAGTTTTGTTTTCATAAAGAAACTGCTGTCATAGCTAACATGGTGCTGAGTGATCTCAGTCCTCTCACCTTGCCCAAGAAGACAAACTTGTAGACCATACGAAGAATGAGATAAGCCCAGAAGATATGCAGCGCCTGTAGCACCAATAGCAGGGCATTGAAGAAGTAGTAGCCGAAGAAAGGCTGAAAGTAATCCAGAGACACCACCAGCGTTGTGTGGACCactctgaaaaaacaaaaaaggtggTAAGGAACATTAATTTTACACTGTAATCATTGAGAGCTTAGGAATATTTAAGCGTGTAAATACAGATACTCACAAGATCAGTATTATACGAGATATATAGTAAGCAAACATTTGTAATGTTTATGGTAATGTTTTAATTATTAAGTGTTCATCTATTCTCTTTGGGTCAAAGGACGATGatccttaacagcaacacaacagatcAATTCACATCTGACCTTCACTGGACAGTTAGGTCCCTTTGGTATGACCACAAGACACACATCAAGTATCATTTGTCAGGCGGTGAAGTGATTCAACTACTTGAGGGTGATATTTGGATATCAAGATTTTATGCTTTCATGTACAATTTTCTGTTTAATTCTTGTGTAAAGGAGGCATAATGCAGAACTGAGAAACACAGAAACCATCCACAGCGCCTACCTCAATAGCTTTAGAGTACCGTGGTCCACCATGTCCTACCTGCCAGGGAAGACCACCAGCCTAGTGACCAGGAAGACCAGAGAAAAAACAACGAAAAGCGCGTCGCAGGTCCTCCTCCAGCCAGCATAGTTGAACATCTTGGCAGACTGGTGGGGGAAAATGGCAGCTCTTGTTAGTGATCAATGGAAATTTGGCACCAAACAGTCTTCAGATATTgcagttacatccacaattaacAGTTTCATGCATTTCTAGAATGATTAataatgatgagatgagatacttTTATATTTTAttaggtaaaatatattttttaaatatttaattcgtttttattattatattttatcaGTGATTTATGTCagaatagtccatccatccatcatctatacccGCTTAATCCAAGTCAGGGTTGTGGGGGACTGGAGTGTATCCCAGAATgcattgggcagaaggcagggacaCACCCTTGACAGatttccagtccatcacaggtcccacacacacaattattcACACCTACAGGTAATTTATAGACTCCAAAacacctcatatgcatgtcttcggactgtgggaggaaacccaaataaacacggggagaacatgcatactccacataGATGGGCAGGAATCAAATCCAGCACCCTTAGTTCAGTGCTAACCACTTAGCCACCATGCCACCTTTGTCGAATAGTATATTATTGATTTAGAGACAGAGCAGCAGAGACACAGTGAAAAAGCTCTTTCAGGATTCAGTCCTTGGTAAGTGGGGACATACAGACGGGTGCCAATAAGGAaaagccaacataaagtgtcgtagtaaggtgttgggcaaccacgagcctccagaacagcttcaatgctccttgtcatagactctacaagtctctgaactctactggagggatgaacaccatgttttgatgatggtggtggagagcgctgtctgacacgtcggtccaaaatctcccagaggtgttcaattgggttgagatctggtgactgaaggccatagcatacgATTTACATCATTTCATCCTCATCAACCCATTCAGTGACCtcttgtgccctgtggatgggggcattgtcatgggagtggtctcttccaggataaaggtgatcactcagaaaaaGTTtgcattgatttgcagtgacccttccttctaaggggacaagtggacctaaACCATACCAGGAAAaggccccccacagcataacagcgCCCCCGGACCccatcactgtaggggtcaagcattcaggtttttcctttaacttgtcACCTGTGTGTATATCCGACTTCAGTGGCAGTGTGGCTAGTTCTGCACATTGAATACTTTAAATTCAACTACAGAGGTACAGCATACAGCAGAAACTCCTCGAAAATAGAGGCGATATCAACCATATATTAGAGTTAGAGAAATATCCAAATGCTACGTCATTTaagaaattaactttttttttttaaaagggacCCTTTAACACCTTCTAGTATTAACCATGAGAAAAGGGAGCTGAGGATTTTTGCTCTGGAATAATATTTCCATCATTTGACAAACCCTTACTTCCTTACATGACAACACAACATTAAAAAAATCATGCTTTACAAAGTACTGAGTCAATCCTGAATTTAAGAGATGTTAAACTCTTGAGTGTAGGATTTTTCATCCTTCAAATGGGTACATGAGAATAAGTCATTGTATATTATTGAATACCTTGAATTACTTTGCATACATCATTAATTATGCCTATAGGGTGAAATGGTTATTTCTAACTGTATATCATGAATATAGACATGTTGCATGATGCAGTTTATTCAGTTCATTACCAATTATCAGTAGACCAATTCTAATTATTAGCATTTATTAGCATTATTTATTTGTACTTGGGAAAGTGCAGTACGGGTTAGAAACACATTCCCGTCAACCAGACAACAGCCAGCCAGTCACATGTGAACTCACGTGTTTCGTCATACATATTTCATCAGCTCCACGATGACAGTGACAATCCTTATTTTCAGATCTTATCGGTGAAATGTGACACCCAGACAACAGCACCATGCCAAAGGGGACAATGTGCCCATTGTCCTTTTTGGGCTCAGACTGTCAGAGGAGGTAATAGTTTAGCAGCCACAAAGGACATTTCTTATTTTTACCAGATACTGTAATGCATTGCTATTTACAACCCCGATGTGTTAGATTATATTGGATTCGGCAAAATAATGTGATAGGGTGTATGAGTGGAAGTGCTCCAGCACTGAACACACAATGCCTGCATTCAAGTGAAGTTCACTCTGACCTTTCTGGGAAATCTCTTTCAGGAGAGCCAAAGAGGAATGGGCAGGCTGCACAAAGTCACATGCAACAGTTTTGTTATTTCCAAGCTTTGCATCCAACAATCGACTTGTGTCGCTGTCAACATTCACATGTCTTTTACTTTATCCACCTATTTTGTGTTATCCTCATTCTGTCGCTCCTCTAAAAAGTATCGAATGAGAAGGAAGATCTTTTGGCAGATTCCTATTCACACTTCATCTCGGAGATTTTCATTACAATAAAATGAGAGGCCAGAAGGAGCAGACGAGACTCCTGGGAAATCGGCCCTGGGAAATCCTAACGACGACGCCTCGGCGTGGTTTAGAGAATCACAAAGCATGTTTTCAAATTCAACCTTGGAATTTTTTACCTCGAGAAGAAAGTCAGACGAATCGTGTACCAGCATCACGAGCGTGCCAACCCGAACATAGTTGGCACAGTAAGAAAAACCGATGAGGAAGATGGCGGCAATGTGATGGATTATCTGCTCCTTGAAATCCTGGAAGACACAAAAGCgtgcacgcgcgcgtgcacacacacacacacacacacacacacacacacagaaagaccacACAGTATTGGAACGATATAGTATAACCTAGTCTTCAGCAGTTCTGCAACTGTGGTCTTGTAAATCATTTCTGTCCATGCACAGCAAAGACGGATTTATACATTAGCAAGACTGATTTGTTGTCATCTTTCAAGGTCAGATTCCCCTGATCAGTAGCTTTGAATCCAGTATGAATCAGTGCTGTACGACGCCAATTGTGCATAGACTCCAATCCATGGGCTGTGTCCTTGGGAGTGAGCAGACAGAAATCTCTGCAGCGATCTTTGACGTTGTTGGCTTGGCAATATGGAACGAATACTTTTTCTAGGCTATGATTTGGGTTAAGTTAGTTTAGTTTCTGTGGATGGGACTGGGATCAATCTAAATCCATGAACACAGTTTTTCTTTCCCGACTGCTTGTAGAATAGTATTTTATATCTTGAAAAAGGTTTTAGACCCATATATAGCCCATACATTGGATGATGACTCTTATTCCAGCATTAGCATGAGAAAATGGCCCTCGGTGTTCTCATTTCAGTACTTCGCCAATGTTCTCATTTCTAAATGAGAACATCGGGGAAGTACACAAAATTGTGATGTAACATCAAATATTCCAGTGCTTAATCCAGTATAATATAAAGTATAATCCTACAAGATGAATAAATGGCACACACTCAACTGCTAGTTCAACTGTTAGTGCAACTGGCATTTGGAGAACATGATGACGCACATAAGGGCAAAATAAAGGTAGAGTTACAACATTTGGTTCTTTCATTTTTGGCCATTTAACAAACGATCCAATCGCATAAGGGGAAACATGACCCGGTACTGAGAAATGTTAGTCGCTGGTTCAACAGACTGAGCGTGGACAAAAAAGTAAGATCTGTAAGTAAGAGGAAGTTGTTCTGAGGTTTAAAGTGactgtgcgggtgtgtgtgtgtgtgtatgagaattGAACTCACACTTACCTTTCGCTTCACATCGATGGAGACACAAAGTAGCAGTGACCAATAGAAACCCAGTTCCATTATGTAATACCAGTAATGTGCCTCAGATACAGGCTAGAGAGAGAAAcggtaaaaaagagaaaaaaacacggTGAGTGTTTCACGGCATAGCACTTATACATGATCAAGGAAAGATAGAAAATGTTATGTGTAACAATACAAACATgtattcttttttggggggggtgtttcccccctttttctctccaattgtatccggccaattaccccactcttctgagccatcccggtcgctgctccaccccctctgctgatccggggaaggctgcagactactacatgcctcctccaatacatgtggagtcgccagacagtgaggagtttccccagggggacatagcgtgtgggaggatcacgctattccccccaaaagTGTGCTAAAAAAACCGGTGGGCAACATGGCTATCCTAACACTCAACACACTTTGGTGAAACTGCTGCCAATATTTGTGCAACACAACAGgattttgcacaaaaaaaaaagccaatgaAATTAATTTAATGTTGTCAATAAAAGAGCAAGAAGATAGCCACCACAGGGTTAAGAGGAGACTGAACTGCCACTGCAGGGTGCTGCTGGTTCCATCCCACACCCGTGTGCTGAGAAACATCAGTAAAGGAAGCCGAGTTTGGGGGTGGAGGTCCACCAAGGAACCCTTTGCCCGAAAATCTACCCTCGACTCTGCACAGCTGAGCATTTAAAAGTGAACCCCAACTGCTCTGTGTGTGAgtgcaagggtgtgtgtgtgtgtgtgtgtgtgtgtgtgtgtgtgggtgggtgtgtgtgcgtgcatttgtgagcttacagctgaagaagaggatctCATGCTTCAGCACACCCAGAGCACATGCTAGAATTGTCAAAGCTATGGAGCGCCCCATGCACTTTTTTTAAGAGCAGCTTTTTACATTCTCATGCAGTACATATACCTTCGACCTTGACCCGCTTTCAAAAACAGGAGGAAATGAGTGTACACAATGAGTGTACCGCTGCACTGTCTAACTCTTCTAAAACAGAACCTCTCGCACAGCATGCAGCGCTCGGCGGCTCCCGAGACACAATGGAGGGAAGTGGACTGAAGCATTTAACTCCTAGAAACACATCCTCCGTCTCTGCTACAGGCTCCGACAAACCTCAGCAAAGGAAAAGTCTCTGGCATTATGACTTGGGGGGCTCTAATCAGCTAAGCTGCAGATACAGAGAGCTGTGGCTGTGTATGTTATAGCTGATGTAGTGTTTTCTGTTTGAGGTCATGACCCCCAAGGGGAAGGGTTGAGTTCTCTGGAGGAACAGTTGGACGAGAAGGaaaaggagaaagagaaggagcagAATGGGTGGAGGTCCCgagccaccccccccctcccccggtcaCATCGAGCTTTCCTCAACATGGCGGTGCAATGGGGATATTTGCCTTCTGCCTTTCAAACTCGAGCACATTTTACAAAACGACAACAACAGCAGAACATTAACTAGTAGACGGTGTAGAGGAAGTGGGTGAAGGGATATGCAAGTGTGTGCGTGGTCGGCGTGCACTGCCAAGACCTACTGAGAGACCAATTCTGCCATAAACCCATGGTCAGCGGTGTAGGCCCTAATAGATGATTATGGCTAAATCCTTTTGGGTTGTGGCTTTAAAACAGCGGGTGTACGTTTTGGTGGGACTCCACCCGACTACTGTCAAGAGCTGGATTTTTTTGGCTtatttgtgtgatttttttttagatattcgAATGTTTTCACAAGGCGTCAGTGAGCAGAGAGGATTAAAGTTACTGCTGTAGGGCAGCTCTAATCCTCGGGCCGTTCTTAAAACTCGAGGGAACTATTTGCAGAGTTTTACTCCAAAATAAGCTTCGCATCTATTTTGAGCAATAACATCTGGTGTTGGCATGAGCGTTTCGATCAAAGTTGGATTTGCAATTGCAAGTGACATTTAGGTTAAGCACATTTCAAGTTAACACCATGAGCTGTGAGCTGTTTGGAGACATGTCTTCAAAACAGATTTGGACATGTGTACTTTTGGCATATTAAGCCATGAATTTCATCCTGCAGATaaaatgaagaggtcacttcgatgagtgaagaaacgtttctctcagtaaacgttgtctccagatgaactgattcaactttctgtgatttccttacctggattattgagcatgcatcaagacaagaaaCAAGGCTTATCCTATGGAAACAAATTCCCGCATTTGAAATCATGACGCGTGTTTTACTGACCTGTTTAGGATAGCCCCTCCAGCACTCCCTGTGGTCCATGAACCATGGAGTCTGCAGGACAAAGATGCAAAGGAATAAAGACTAGCACGTGATAGCCTATAGCGATTTACAACTTAACATAAAGAGGATAAGCTCACTTTGCATGGCAAAATGTGTACACGCATTAAAACTGTGTTGCTCATTGCGCTACGCCAGGTCAATTACAAAAATATTCCATCATTGTTATTCTCATGTGCAGATACAGCCATAGCGAGGGCTGAGATAAGAGCAAGAATGAAATTGAT
Coding sequences:
- the cers4a gene encoding ceramide synthase 4a, producing MERVLDEWLWQEEYWLPPGISWQDIEMKENEGRHPLPRDLLYTLPLAFGFIALRYVFERLIALPLSRRLGVKDRVRIRAPAVPKLETFYKNNNRQPSQSEVVSLVKQCGLSQTKIQTWFRHRRNQDRPSNTTKFCEASWRFVFYLAAFTAGLASLINTPWFMDHRECWRGYPKQPVSEAHYWYYIMELGFYWSLLLCVSIDVKRKDFKEQIIHHIAAIFLIGFSYCANYVRVGTLVMLVHDSSDFLLESAKMFNYAGWRRTCDALFVVFSLVFLVTRLVVFPGRVVHTTLVVSLDYFQPFFGYYFFNALLLVLQALHIFWAYLILRMVYKFVFLGKVERDERSDEESEVGDEDGEEEEPGEEEEECNWEHRKGSINSKLASLANNCVLNNLTNQRNMNSRLPKAR